One segment of Falco rusticolus isolate bFalRus1 chromosome 3, bFalRus1.pri, whole genome shotgun sequence DNA contains the following:
- the DHDDS gene encoding dehydrodolichyl diphosphate synthase complex subunit DHDDS: protein MSWIREGELTIIERFCANIIKAGPMPKHVAFIMDGNRRYAQKCHVERQQGHSQGFDKLAQTLRWCLNLGIREVTVYAFSIENFKRSKEEVDGLMDLARQKFSRLLEEQESLKKHGVCIRVLGDLPLLPLDIQELIAQAVLATRNYNKCFLNVCFAYTSRHEISNAVREMAWGVEQGLLEPSDVSESLLDKCLYTNNSPDPDLLIRTSGEVRLSDFLLWQTSHSCLVFQSVLWPEYSFWNLCEAILRFQMNYSALQKARDSYMEERRRQQMERDQAYVTKKLQQEGFVSHGDSRRRQTLLQKCTAMREERIQGFLQALEHKRADFFERLCMVSA, encoded by the exons ATGTCGTGGATCAGAGAGGGCGAGCTGACCATCATAGAGAGATTTTGTGCCAACATCATTAAG GCAGGTCCAATGCCAAAGCATGTTGCCTTCATCATGGATGGCAATCGCCGTTATGCCCAAAAGTGTCATGTGGAGAGACAGCAGGGACATTCGCAGGGCTTTGATAAGCTGGCACAG ACACTACGGTGGTGCTTAAATCTGGGCATTCGGGAGGTCACTGTTTATGCCTTTAGTATTGAGAACTTTAAACGCTCCAAGGAGGAGGTGGATGGGCTAATGGATCTGGCAAGACAGAAATTTAGCCGCCTACTGGAAGAACA GGAGAGCTTGAAGAAGCATGGTGTGTGTATCCGTGTCCTTGGGGACCTGCCCCTTCTGCCCTTGGATATTCAGGAGCTGATTGCCCAAGCTGTGCTGGCAACTAGGAACTACAACAA atGCTTTCTAAATGTCTGCTTTGCGTACACATCGAGACATGAAATCAGCAACGCTGTCAGGGAGATGGCATGGGGGGTGGAACAAGGACTGCTCGAACCCAG TGATGTGTCTGAATCGTTGCTTGATAAGTGTCTGTACACCAACAACTCCCCCGATCCAGACCTTCTGATTCGAACCTCTGGAGAGGTTCGGTTGAGTGATTTCTTGCTCTGGCAG ACATCCCATTCATGCCTGGTGTTTCAGTCAGTCTTGTGGCCAGAATATTCCTTTTGGAACTTGTGTGAGGCTATCCTTCGGTTCCAGATGAACTACAGTGCTTTACAG AAGGCCAGAGACTCCTACATGGAGGAAAGGAGGCGACAACAGATGGAAAGGGATCAGGCTTATGTGAcaaagaagctgcagcaggaggggtTTGTGTCCCACGGAGACTCTCGGCGCCGACAGACACTGTTGCAGAAATGCACCGCCATGCGGGAAGAGAGAATCCAGGGCTTTCTCCAGGCACTAGAGCACAAGAGAGCGGACTTCTTTGAAAGATTGTGTATGGTGTCTGCATGA